In Haematobia irritans isolate KBUSLIRL chromosome 1, ASM5000362v1, whole genome shotgun sequence, a genomic segment contains:
- the DnaJ-60 gene encoding dnaJ-like-60: MAKDSSNGQSETLYDILKVRSDCSDKDIRNAYVQLSKKFHPDVRSGGKSNNETAHFLKISEAYQTLKTPRTRRQYDETLKASQNMRIIETGNSAKTILHRPWEIKPNYDPNPGPYYGINGMNRTTNSKVAAAIILLGIAGGIFGFFSVKHSFTLNQERLDEISAKASKHHQRIRAEAEKSTREENVRRFVERISNQADR, translated from the exons atggcTAAAGATAGCAGCAATGGACAATCGGAAACATTATATGATATTTTAAAAGTCCGCAGTGATTGCAGTGACAAAGATATAAGAAATGCCTACGTTCAGTTATCGAAGAAG TTTCATCCCGATGTAAGGTCCGGTGGAAAATCAAATAATGAAACTGCCCACTTCCTTAAAATCTCAGAAGCTTACCAGACGCTTAAGACACCTAGAACACGTAGACAGTACGACGAAACTCTTAAGGCCTCGCAAAATATGAGAATTATAGAGACAGGCAATTCGGCAAAGACAATTCTACACCG acctTGGGAAATAAAACCAAATTATGATCCCAATCCTGGACCATATTATGGCATCAATGGCATGAATAGAACGACAAATTCCAAAGTAGCAGCAGCAATTATTTTACTTGGTATCGCTGGTGGAATTTTTGGATTCTTCTCTGTGAA ACATTCATTTACGCTTAATCAAGAGCGATTAGATGAAATATCTGCTAAGGCTAGCAAACATCATCAACGTATTCGAGCTGAAGCAGAAAAATCTACACGTGAAGAAAATGTCCGTCGATTTGTTGAACGAATCTCAAATCAAGCTGATAGATAA